The window atacattttttaatattttaaaatatttttaaaaataaaataaatttaaaatattattaaaaaaatactttcttaattagaaagtaaaaaaatttatattaaaaaatactttcttgattatgaagtaaaataaaaaattgtaaaaatatttttataattttttattttacttcataattaagaaaatattttttaataatattatgatttttttaaatatttaaaatggacatgctacagTCCCGCTGGGGGCTCTCGTTGGACTTAACTTGTACTtttctatgtatatttttttaatttattttttatatagatttttttacacttttaaatatttttaaaaaataaaataaatttaaaatatcattaaaaaacatttccttaatcagaaagtaaaaaaaaaaatcattaaaaaatacttccttaatcacgaagtagaataaatatgattttttattctatttcgtgattaagaaagtattttttaataatattataatttttattttattttttaaaatatttaaaaatattaaaaatatttatataaaaaaaactaaaaaaataaataaaaaatgttacagcccagcgggagcccccagcggggcatgtagcattttccttgaattaagggcaggtttgagatgagatgagaattttatgttttattttagtgtttaaaatattatattttagtattattattgtgttgaaatttgaaaaaattaaattgagatttgaaaaaattaaattatttattatattttgtatgaagatttgaaaaatgtgtaatgatgagatgatatgagaattttgtgtctcatcccacctcaAACCTACCCTAAGTCAATATTGGCATTATTGTTTAGACAAACTTTGGGGCTTACATTCTTTAGGCTATTTAGAAATaacttgagataattttaaataagttgaataaaatattatttttaatattatttttattttaaaatttaaaaaaattaaattatttattatattttatataaaaatttcaaaaaattataattatgagattagttgatgtgaattttaaattcaaatgaatCCCAATAAATTCTTGTATATTTGCACTACTTAAAGCAAATCGATGCTTTTAAAAGGGCTAAGCATTTGGCGAAACattcttattttattgaaataaaaatacacgtataatactagtttttttttttctctaatataATAGTAGTTGATATTATAGAACTCAGAATTAATataatctttatatattatagatatatttttaaaataaataattacaggATCATGTTATTCTGACATTCATACACTGTTTTATGTCGTCATTGATTAATGCTCGTTGTAAAGTGTTGATGTCAAATTGGGCACGTTTTTGTTAGATTCATCGATGGGGTCCCATCCATTCTGATGCTTGGAGATAACGGGTAAAAGTAGTAAAGCACAGCGAAAAATACTCCATATCTAGTAAGACTtgaccaataataataataaaagtaacaacAACGTTCTTCCACCCCAGAAcataaaaatcaacaaaattacAGACACCACCACAACCACATCCGCAACTTCAGCCGCAGCCGCCATTGATGGGTGCCACAGAACCCGTAAGATACACAACAGATCCggtttttttatttctgtttgttgttgtttatgTTATTGTTTGTTTGTATGAATGAGCCAAGAGTTTGAAATGTTGGTGTATCTGGTGGTGTTAGGTGGatgagagggagaccggtggaGTTGAAGCGAGAGAGGAGAATGACAagaaagaagaggaggaagtgAAAGATGTGGAGAAAGGTGAGGTGGGTTTTCAAGAAGAGTTGGTTGGGAGCAATAACCATGGAGATTTTCACTTTTCAAGGGTGCAGAGGCTGAACCCCACAAACCCCTTGAGGATCGTCATCAACAGTGGCACTAGAGTTGGAACTCCCTCTCCTTCTCAGCTTTCTCAGCCTTCCCAGCCCGCTCAGTCTCGCTCTACACCAACCCCACAAGTGAGTTCTCCTGTGCTTGCCAAAGTTTGACTTTGATGGCTTTTCAAAGTTTCATTTCTGAAATTTGCCAGTGCGTTCCcgaaaaaagaaacaatttttttttttaaatttttgtttgtatttttcaattcatactcatatttataaCTTGTTTAGTTTTTTGTCTGAACTTACCTTTTGTGCTTTCTAAAACtacaaaaagagaaattttaacgGCTTCTTGTCAATCTTCGCAATCTTGCTAGCCTATTTTTTATGCGCTAAATTAGAAGTCAGATTCCATAAGATTACACAGTGGTAGCTTATACTTCTGCTATCCACAAATGAAAATCTTGACTGTGTCagttggctctctctctctctctctgagcaaTTTTCATGTATAACTAAATTtctggttttttctttctttgcaaaGCAGCCGTCACTAACGACACTGAATTCAAGAGCATACACCAACCGAATATCTCTGGTTCTGTTCCTTGTGCATATGGTTGTGGTTGTTGGGCTAGTTGGTTTTCTTGTGTTCAAGGGTATTCAAGTGCTAATTGTAGCTTCAGAATCtgttaaaagaaaagagaaaaaggtgTTAATGCATTATCTACCACAAGTCGAAGCTGCATCTCTTTTAAGCATTACTCTTGCGTTTGCATGGCAAAAGGCAGTCAGGGAATGGCCTATATTCATGGTTCGTTTTATACTATGGAGTTCTTTTCTCTTGTCACTATCTGCTGGAATTCTACTTATTTGCTTCCAAAAGCCTCCCACGGATGGCCTTGGAGTCTGTTTTATTGCCTTTGCAGTAGGCAATGGATTATATGCTTGTTGGATCACACAGCGAATTGGGTTTTGTTGTAAGGTCCTGGTTAAATCACTTGAACCTGTTTCAAAATTCCCTGGTTTGAATGAGCCTATTTACTGGATGCTTGGGGCCGGATTCATGTGGATGTCCCTGTGGATTTTCGCTGTGGTTGGAGCCTTGAATTTTTACTTTCCCCCATTGATCATAGTTGCATTGGTTTTGAGCTTGGCTTGGACCGCCGAAGTAATGAGAAATGTTGCTAATTTGACAGTAAGTAGGGTAATTGCTCTCTATTATCTCAGGGGAATGCAATCTAATATCCAATTCTGCTTCCAAAGAGCCTTGACTCAGAATCTTGGAAGTGCTTGCTTAGGCTCTCTCTTCGTGCCTGCGATTGAGGCCCTGAGAATTGTTGCTCGGGCTCTGAATTTGCTTGAGGGAGAAGATGAGTTTATGTTTTGCTGTGCACATTGCTGTCTCAGAGTCATGGACTCCATCTTCAGAAATGGAAATGGCTGGGCCTATGTGCAGGTAATGTTACTGAAAAGACTTTTCCACCTGTGTATTGTCTTCACTCCAATGCCATTTTATGAAGTAGAGGAACGGTTAATCAGGGACTTTTCTACTAATTTGTGGCAGATAATTCACCATTAAAAATGGCTCTGTTTCAAGGAAAAAAGTAACCATCCATTGCAATCAGAAGTAGTTTATCTAGTGATCACTAGTTGAGAAGCATTGTGTTAATGGCTGAATTTTTCCAATTGTGATTTAGGTGGCGATCaagatacaatttttttttttctgatagtCATTATTCTGACTTAAAGCTTGAGAATTTCATtttgagtttaatacttttaacGGAATGGTGTAATTTGATTTAGTTAGGAATAATATCTCATGGTTCATTCTCGATATTTTGTCGCCTGAATTGTTCTCAAGTTTTTCACGATGCATCTGGATTGAACTGGATTGATTCTAGGAGAAGAATGATATACTTTTGTTTTGCAAGTTATCATTCTCACCTCCCAATGTTTTATTtggatgattttataaatactGATGATTTGCAGTGCCCTCATTATCGGAGTTGTGATTGTCAATGCAGTCCACctaaattattcacaaactgCATTTTCGGAGAATATTTTGGGGCTCGTTAATTTATAGATgtttatttaactattttttaaactatttttacaGATAGCAGCATATGGAAAAGGTTTTGTGAAGGCATCACAAGACACTTGGGAGCTCTTTAAGAAGCAAGAAATGGAAGCTATCGTTGACTCTGACATAACCAGCTCAATCTGCTTCCTAACCGGAGTCTGTAGTGGCTCTATCTGTGTCATAGTTATAGCTGCTTGGACTGCCAAAGTCCACCAACCTTACACAGCCACCGTTTCACTACTTGCATTCTTCATTGGATACCTAATGGTTGGTGGCCATATCTTGACCAATCCTACGTTATTTGATTCTTCCTTCTCTGTGCAATTCAATTCATGTGATCAGTTTAACttaataaactattattatggTGCACCAGACCAGGATTTCCATGGCAGTACCACATGCCTGCGTGAGCTGTTACTACGTTTGCTATGCAGAGAATCCTGAAAACAGGCtgtatgataaaataataaaggatcGTCTCAACTTGATCAAAGCTGGCCTTGATGCGGTTGTACCTACACCTAGAGTTCCCCACCAGTTTGCAGCAAGGTAGCCCGGGGTTTGATTTCTCCTCTTAATGGTATTAAAACATGTTGGCATCATTTTGATGGTCATACCAATCCATCGGGGGGGCTTTTGGAGACTTCACTCAATCCAACTGAACTCAAGATAAAGGATAAACAATGGATGAGATGGTGGCGCCCATGACAATGATTTTGAATGTGAAAGTTCAACCATTATTGGATGTTTTGGCATTGGATAGAAAGTGGAGAGCCCATTCCAGCGAACAAGAAGGCTACAAGACAAAGTGTTCATTGGCCGTGTCCTACTCCTCTGTATAATTGAATAGACTATTGGAATATTGATATTAACGTTGTAAAATGCTTTTGGGAGAGCCTATACCATTGATTGATTTATTAGCTTTACTTTATCTGACAACTTGTTACTCCCAATGCAATCAATCCTCTTCAACGGTCATTAAAATCACATGCATGCCAACTTATAATAAAGTAATGAAAATTTGGGAGTCCAAATCATCGTCTCCACAGCATTTTCCTTTGCTTTTAGGAGATCCATATGCAGTAGACATTAGTGCTGCACTTTATATGCAACACTTgcttgatgaagaagaagaagaagctcttcAAAAACACTAATGTCTCATCATCAAGCAAATATGGATCTCAAAGCAACTGTGTTATGGAAGCAACCAAACTTTCCCcttaaaaacacaaatattgTTGTCTCTTTTCGTGGATATGATCTTTTGCTTGAAAGCCTCAAAAACACCTTTTCATTTCACATATTTAAGCACGTCACGCATCTCAAATACCCTTTTGTTGATAATTTATTATTCAGAGACAATTAAAGTAGATGATTTTGAATTCGTCAATATTCCATTTACTGTATTAAGCTGATTTTCCAtcagtttttaaattctaaaacaatggGTAATTCGACGGCAGAATGAATAaatcaccttttttttatttattattattatatataaatatctggGGCAGAATGAATATGTTTGAAAGCTGATTTATGATTTGAAACTATAGATTATTCCAAGCACGAAAGCAACGTTTGGGAACCCAAACTTTCTTGACGTTTGCATTATCCCTATCCTTGTACTTGCACAACTTCCTACCAATACCAATGACTCCAATTTGACTTTTCTTTCCTCCCTCACATCCTAACACTACCACTAATAGGAAACCAAAACCAAGTAAATGATCTCCTCATCAACTGAAGTCTGATATATTGCATGCAACTCACCATTGGTACCAAGACTAAGGTATGTTTGGATATAATaagtgtttcattttatcttattattataaatttcttaaattctcatataaaatataataaataattttatttttttaaatcttaaaataataataataatattaaaaataatattttatttaatttttaactatcatctcatctaaattcAATATTCAAACCATACTTAAAACAAACATTGACTTCAGTTAGCAAGAAATTAAAGCCCAATAACCGTGAGGCTCACCCTATATGATGCTATTGGGTGAGCCTATTTAGGAGGCCAATAAGTTAGGAAAAAGAACTATATTATCCCCGTCAGGAATGGTTAAGTGAAGATAGATAATACGGTTGAGTCCTGCTATACATAAgcttcacattttatatatcatttaaaaaataagtgattttatttttttatctatatattttatatttcatattcatgaaatataaagataaaataataaaattacatatttttaattgcTATACAAAAATATAGAGCTTATTTCAATGACTCAGACAAATATGTTAAGCTATATTTTATGCTACAGCAATTTCACGTGGACTTAAAAGCTCCTTTGTTTCTTGATCCTTCCACACGAAGTTTTCTTCCTCAACAGTATCACAAGATCTTTAACTTTATCTCATATTTTGTTGAATAATCAGATATATGTGGGAGGAATTGGCCAAACGCCAAGACGTTTTCGTTAACATGCTGTATCAAAGACATTAACCAAGTACCAAACGCCAATTTCCCAATAACACCAATTTCCCCAAATgatcgattaaaaaaaaaatttattacgTAGCCTTCGTTTCCTTCTTTCCGCTCACCTTCGCCTCCGCCGAAGAACAACACCCACCACCAATGGCATGAGCATGCCCATGCCCATGCCGTCCATGATCATTATGGTGATGAATCTGCTTCCCCTTCAACTTCTTCCTCA is drawn from Juglans regia cultivar Chandler chromosome 5, Walnut 2.0, whole genome shotgun sequence and contains these coding sequences:
- the LOC108988421 gene encoding protein PNS1-like, which translates into the protein MGATEPVDERETGGVEAREENDKKEEEEVKDVEKGEVGFQEELVGSNNHGDFHFSRVQRLNPTNPLRIVINSGTRVGTPSPSQLSQPSQPAQSRSTPTPQPSLTTLNSRAYTNRISLVLFLVHMVVVVGLVGFLVFKGIQVLIVASESVKRKEKKVLMHYLPQVEAASLLSITLAFAWQKAVREWPIFMVRFILWSSFLLSLSAGILLICFQKPPTDGLGVCFIAFAVGNGLYACWITQRIGFCCKVLVKSLEPVSKFPGLNEPIYWMLGAGFMWMSLWIFAVVGALNFYFPPLIIVALVLSLAWTAEVMRNVANLTVSRVIALYYLRGMQSNIQFCFQRALTQNLGSACLGSLFVPAIEALRIVARALNLLEGEDEFMFCCAHCCLRVMDSIFRNGNGWAYVQIAAYGKGFVKASQDTWELFKKQEMEAIVDSDITSSICFLTGVCSGSICVIVIAAWTAKVHQPYTATVSLLAFFIGYLMTRISMAVPHACVSCYYVCYAENPENRLYDKIIKDRLNLIKAGLDAVVPTPRVPHQFAAR